The following nucleotide sequence is from Drosophila kikkawai strain 14028-0561.14 chromosome 2L, DkikHiC1v2, whole genome shotgun sequence.
TCCCCAAGAATTCCAGCCTGAGGAAAGACATACCCCCAGAAGCCAATCATCTGATCTGTCGCAAAGACCAGACAAAGTAGTCCAAATTATAAATGGCTGGAAACTACGTTTTGATGGCAGCCCAGGAAGCATTCCGGTGGACCATTTTATTTACAGGGTCGAAACCAAGACACACCAGACTTTAGAGGGCAACTTCCCGATATTATGTAGCAATGCCAGCATTTTATTTGATGGTAAAGCGAGGGAGTTCTACTGGAGGTTCCACAAGGCTTCTCGAAACATGCGGTGGGATTTACTTTGTCAGGCTTTGAGGAAGCAGTTCAAAGACACGCGGACAGAGGGTGACATAGAGGAGGCCATAAAGGATCGGAAACAGCGGGACAAAGAAAGTTTCGATTGTTTCTACGAGGCCATTGCTCAGCTGATGGACCACTTGGAAGCCCCTCTGTCGGAAAAGAGATTAGTGGATATCTTGCGGAGAAATCTCAGACCCGAGACTAGATACCAGCTTCTAAATTTCAAGATAGATTCTGTGGCGGAACTTAGAGAAATGTGTAGACGCCGAGAAGAGTATCATGAGGAAAGGAAGCGAAGTTTGGGGTATCAACAGAACGGGCCGGCTCGCAAGCAAGTTGCAGAAATAGTTGAGGATCACCTAGTGGAAGATGCGGAAGAATTTTCCGAGGGCGAATTAGAGGGAGATGAAATAGAGGCGTTGGCTCTAGTTTGTTGGAACTGTCGCAAAGAAGGTCACCGCTACCAGGACTGCGGAGGCAAGCGGAAAATATTCTGCTATGGTTGTGGTGCTCCTAATACTTATAAGCCATCTTGCGGGAAATGCCAACAAAAAAACTCCATGGCGAACACACAGCCTCGTCAGCTGATGCGTGTTCGTCGCCCTCAGTCGAATCGAGACGACAACCAGTAGATATAGGTTCTAAAATAcacaataatatatttgtcgAATGTAGTCCTATTAGGAGTAAGGTAGTTTCTAGCAAGGCTATAATTAGTTCAAATTCCTTAGTCCATCCGAAAGCTGCCTCAAGAAACTCCGAAAGAATGAGAGCGTTTTGGAAAGCAGCCAAAACTATAAACGCAATTCGATACAAAAAGACCGACAAACGGCCTTATGCGGAGGTGAAAATTCTAGATCGAGACGTTCTTGGATTACTAGATACAGGGGCAGCCATGAGCGTAGTGGGTGGGAATTTAGCTAAAGAAATTATAAGCAAGCGAATTCCATTCAAACGGGGCATGTCTATTGCGCATACTGCGGACGGCGGCCGGCAAGAGGTCATTGGGCGATTAAAAACCCCTGTTATCTACGAGTCAGATGTTAAGGAGTTAGAGTTCTTCATAATACCTTCTCTAAGCCAGGACATGTATTTAGGAATCGATTTCTGGTCCAAATTTAATCTCCTACCACCAGAAATGCAAGTTGCCGAAATAAATTCCGAATCGCATGATTTGTCTGCAAGCCAGAAGGAGCAGTTGCACAAAGTTGTCGGGGAATTCCCGTCATTTGCTATTTCCGGTTTAGGGAAGACTTCGTTGTTGTCGCATGAAATAGATGTAGGCGATGCTAAGCCCGTAAAGCAGCGGCACTTTCCTGTATCTCCGGCAGTGGAAAAACTCTTATATGCGGAGGTAGATCGAATGTTGAAACTAGGAGTTATCGAGGAATCCGAGAGTGCATGGTCTTCTCCAGTAGTGCTTGTCCAGAAACCAGGCAAAGTAAGGCTTTGCTTAGACAGTCGAAAAGTCAATGCTTTTACAAAGAAGGATGCGTATCCGTTGCCTCAGATAGACGGAATTTTGAGTAGGTTGCCTAGGGCAATGTTTATCTCGAGTTTGGATCTTAAGGATGCATACTGGCAGATACCTTTGGATCCAGAATCTCGTGACAAAACGGCGTTCACCGTTCCAGGCAAGCCGTTATATCAATATAAGGTCATGCCATTTGGGCTCACCAACGCATCGCAAACTATGACTCGACTTATGGACAAAGTGATACCGGCGGATCTGAGAAATGAAGTATTCGTATATTTAGACGATCTTCTAATAGTCTCGGATAGTTTTGATTCGCATCTAAATGTCTTGAGGAAAGTAGCTAAATACATCAAAATGGCGGGTCTGACTTTGAACGTGGAAAAGAGTAAATTCTGCATGCGTTCAGTTAAATATCTAGGTCACATTGTTGGAGAAGGGGTCATTCGAACAGATCCGGAAAAGATTTCGGCTATGACCGATTTTCCAATTCCTAATTCTTTGAAAGCTCTTCGGAGATTTCTCGGGATGGTGGGGTGGTACAGGAAGTTTATTAGCAATTTTGCTTCGGTAGCCTCGCCACTCACAGATTTGTTAAAGCCCAGATGCAAGTTTGTAATGACTCCGGAGGGAAGAAAAGCGTTCGagaatttgaaaaatatgcTGTGCGCGGCACCAGTATTGCGCAGTCCCGATTTTGGCCAGCCTTTCTACATCCATTGTGATGCCAGTAAAACTGGAGTTGGGGGTGTTTTGGTACAAAAGACTCCAGAAGGTGATGAGTTTCCCATTGCTTTTGTGTCTAAAAAACTCAACAAGGCCCAGAGAAATTATTCGGTGACGGAGCAAGAGTGCTTGGCGGCAATAGTTTGCATAAACCGCTTTAGAGCCTATGTGGAAGGGCATGAGTTCACTGTGATCACGGATCACGCATCGCTCAAGTGGCTTATGTCCCAAACGGACTTGAATTCCCGATTGGCGCGGTGGGCCTTGAAGCTGCAAggtttcaaatttaaaattgagcatCGTAGTGGGCGACTTAATGTGGTACCAGATGCCCTCTCCAGGGTCAATGAGGAAGATTTGGCGGCTGTAGATACTAGTTCGGGGATCGATTTGGAAGCTGAAGCTTTTAAGTCAGCTGAGTATGCGGCTATGGCGCACCAAGTTGAATCCAACAAAGACAGTCTGCCGGATCTTAAGGTTGTGGATGGCCGGCTGTACAAGAGATGCGAGCATGCAACAGGCGAGGTGCTCCATGACAATTATGGGTGGAAACTTTGGATTCCGCGAGAGCTAATACCCGAAGTGTTAGCGGAGGCGCATGAGAGTCCTCTAGCTTCGCATGGGGGCATTCACAAAACGCTAGAGCGCGTAAGGCGTTTTTATTATTGGCCAAGTCTAGTCAAGGATGTGAAAGAACACGTCCTCGCATGCGATATGTGCAAGGCAACGAAAGCTCCAACTTGCGTGCAAAGACCGCCAATGGGGGCAGCCCCAGAGTCTCAAAGGTTTTTCCAGAGACTGTATGTGGACTTTCTAGGACCTTATCCGCGTTCGAGAAGCGGAAATGTGGGAATATTTATAGTGCTTGATCACTACTCCAAGTTCGTGTTTTTGAAACCAGTGAAAAAGTTAACTGCGGACTTAGTGATCAAGTACTTGCAACAGGAACTTTTCCACACCTTTGGCTTCCCGGAAACCATAGTCTCGGACAATGGATCCCAATTCAAATCAGACCACTTCCAAAAATTCCTTAGCGATTATAAAATTTCGCACACGCTCACTGCTGTGTATTCACCACAGGCAAATGCATCCGAGCGAGTCAATCGCTCAGTGGTGGCCGCAATCCGTTCATATGTGAGGGCGGATCAAAAAAATTGGGATGAGGAACTCAGCAGCATTGCTTGTGCCCTGCGAACGGCTGTCCATGCAAGCCTAGGCACATCGCCATACTATATGGTATTCGGCCAGCAGTATGTGGCATCTGGTGCAAATTACAAGTTGCTAAGGGCTCTCCAACTATTGGAAGACAGATCCATTGGGCTTTCCAAGCCGGATTCTTTAGAGTTGGTGCGAATCAAGGCTCTGGAAGTAATGGGAaagcagagagaaaaaaatgaaagaaactaCAATTTGAGGTCGAGGGAGGTCTCATATGCTATTGGCCAGGAAGTATTTCGGAGAAATTTCAAACAAAGTAACTTTCAGGCCGGATATAGTTCCAAGTTAGGCCCAGCCTATGTGAAGGCTAGGATCCGCAAGAAGGTCGGCAGCGCCTGTTATGAAGTGGAGGACCTCCAAGGACGCTCAGTTGGGCGTTACCACGCGAAGGACCTTAAGCAGTAGCAGACCCAAGCTTAGTTGGGATCAGACTTGTTCGCTTTACCCCAAGTCTGATCTTTGGCGGGGGGCATTTTGTAACGCTTGGTTACGAGGTTCGGTGGCGCCGCCTAGGTGTCAGAGGCAAATTTGCGGATAAGGGCGTACGGTACAGTGCCATCTGTCGGCAAATCCGAGAAGGTCTTGGGATGGAAGTGAAATGGTTAAGAGAAATTAGCTGGGTCAATCTCTCGTCTTTCACCCGAAGGGGTGCATCTTCGGGAGGCGATCGGAGGTTCCCGCTGTCGTGAGGGCGCGACGGGCGGCCAAATTGATTCTGGCGGTGTCATTAATCAGATCGGCCGCAGCTCTGCAGATCGagctttaaatttcatttttgttggtgaagagaatcttttttatttttgtgaattCATATTGGACCCCTATTGGAGTTGGAATCGACTCACGGTGAGAGTGAATAAgtggttttaaaaaaaaaagctgtgTCCTAAGTTTTTATCGCTTAGGAATCTCGGAAGCGGTCAATTTCCTCGGCGCCAATATTGGGCAGCGCGAAGCGCCAAGGCGAGGGCGCAGCGGGGGAAGCAGACAGAGAGAAGACCGCCAATAGCGGTTCCATCCAAGCGCGGGAGAAGAGCGTCAGCAAAGCGGAGGAGCGGACAGTTTCACCCCCCCTTCTTGCCACCGAAGCGCCGCTGATCTAAGCAAGGCGGAGGAGCACAGTTCACCGTTGATCTCCGCAAAGCGGAGGAGCCGATAACGTCACCCCCTCTTGCCACCAAAGCATCAGCCAAATTTGGCATAGGCGGAGTAACCGCTgcttttgtgattttttctttgagccgatggttgttgttgcaatgCAGTAAGCAGTGAGAGGGAAAGCAGAAGGGAAAATTAGTTCCGCGATCAGCCGAACCCATATCGTCGGCGAGATGCAGTAAAAGCTGGCGAATTTgcagaattaatttaattttattttatttttttggcgtacttatatgtttttttgtgtaaGTTTTAGTGGGGAGCCAAGAGGGAAAAAAGATAGGCCGGTGACATAGGGAGAGTGTTgagattaaataataaaaaaaaaaagaatatgcAGGGTGAGATTTTCGGCAgggtttaaataatattcgtTCCACACAGCCTCCCCATCACATCTACGCGGGAAAGCGCTTTCTTCGCTGGAGTTACAAAAAGGGTGAGTGAAATACAGGTGTGTTTTCAAATCAACCAAAACCTGACCGAGAGTTAAAggtcccattttttttttttaaagaaaataatgaaagcGTAACCTatacaaaaaagaataaaataactaaTACACAACTTAGCTCCTCTGTATGTCCCTCGGTCCCGTCTATTTTCTTCTCTGCGCAGAGAAAATTTGGCTAACTCTCGATGCCATTTTGATGTTAGGGTCGCTgaagtttttttaattaatttaattttgtcgattttaaGCCCAGAAACTAATGCAGGcaaataagagaaaatatttttttttaggtactttttttgttgctcaAGTAATACTATACCGCCTaagttttaagatttttaatttaaaagaaaattttgcaGCAGATGtcttttaaaatcttaatattcaaaattcaatttaaatgtttacttttaaggaaataaattttataatgttttaatttttctttggtttGCCTTCAGCTAGCTGATTCTCCTTGGGGATGCCTTAGATAGGTTTTGAAAAGGGGCCATCGGACGAGAGCTGGAGAGCGATGGCCAAGGAAGGGAGGGTGAAGCCACTCCAATTCCACCAGGAGTGAGCCAAAATACCGATGAATGTAGTTACCAgtaatttttcccagtgtatgtGTTAGTGTTTGGTTCCGTAAATTTTTTCGTCGTAGCACGCATAATGTAAAAGATTATTATTCGAACATGGGGCGAAGCCTAGGAGGGCAAGAATACCACCCATATAGCCGACGAGCCCCAGCCGGGTCAAAACGCGTGCGCCCCCCTAGACTGGAACAACTGCCCACGGTCGTTACAAGAGGGGGTTGAGCTCACCTGAACCATGCGCTTGAGGTCGTCCTTCTGGATGACCTTGATCTGAGCGGACTCCCTCAGCCACCGGCGCAACCAGTGGCCGAACCACACCAGTCCGCACTCGCACTCCAGTGGGTTGTGCGAGGTGATGAGTCCGCCCATTATACTGCGCGTTCCCACCGCGTCCCAGTAGCTCTTGTTCGGGTAGAAGCTATCCGCTGCCAGGGCGTTGATGCGATTATGCGAGATGTCGATGGACAGATGCGGTATCTCGCGAAGGTCGTAGAAGATGCCCGGCGGCAGGTCGGAGATGCGGGTGTGTGAGATTTTTACCTGCAGTCGCAGGTTGCGCGAGAGTCCCGAGAAGACGTCGGGCGCTATGGTCTGCACATTGCTGCCATAGAGCTCCAGCAACCGGAGTTTGGTGTTGTTGACCagcttggccagcagctgtGGACCGATATTCGGCTCCAGGCAGTGCACCTTCAGCTGCTGCAGGCCCGGAATCCGGGCGACGATTTCGCCGAGGTTGGCATGGGAACTGGCGTGAAGGCTCCTCAGCGATCGAAGCTTGGAGAACGCCTGAGGGTTGGCCACCTTCACGTCCAGAATATTCAGCTCGGCCAGGTGTCGCAAACTCGCCAGGTCGTGAAGGGTTATGCGGCGCAGGGGGTTGTGGGCGAGGTCAAGGACTCGAACGGAGGGCGGCAAGTGCTCTGCTGCACAGCTGGCGTTCGTCAGCTTGTTGTGCGAAACATTGACGTGACGCAGATGGCGCAGTGAACCTAGTGGTGACAGCTCCTGAAGGTAGTTGCCACTCACGTCCAGGTAGGACAGGAGGGGCAGCTTCAGTGGCGGCAGAACATACAAGCCCATGTGGTGCAGGCTCAGCTTTCTGAGGCGGGGCGTGTGCACGAACACCTCCCGCAGGTTTGTCGTCACCAGGGGATTCTGTGACAGGTCCAGGTTGGTCAGATTATTCAGGAAGCTGAATGTGTTGTCCGGCAGAATAGTGATGCGGTTGCGGGCCAGACTGATGTCGTACAGGAACTGCGAGTTGATGAACATCGAGGCGTCCAAGTACTCCAGATTGTTGCGCGACATCTGGATGGAGCGCAGGGTGAATCCGATGTCCGTGAAGGCTGGCACTGGCCACACGCTCAACTGATTGTCGGCAATATCCAGGAACTCCAGTCGGGTGTTCATAAACACCTCTCGGGGCAGGGCCTTGAGGCGATTAGAATTGATCCGGAGAATCCGGAGCTTTCTCAGATTTGAGAACTGCTCCACTTGCAGCTGGTCCAGCTGGTTGTGACTTAGGTCTAGTTCCTGCAAGCTGTTCAGTCCCTGGAAGCTGCGACGCCTCAGAGAGGTGAGATTGTTGTGGGCGAGGTTCAGGATCTCCAGGAACTCCAGGTCCCCGAAGGCATGGCTCTGCAGAGCCCCTAGGAAGTTGTGGGCCAGGTTAAGGAACCGCAGCGTGTTCGCCAGGTTCGTAAAGCTATCTGACTTGGTCACGTGATTGTGGCTGATGTCCAGCTGGTAGATGTACATGTAACTGCTCAGTTCATCGTCGAAGCTGGATATATGATTGTGGCTCACATTGAGGCGCAGCGGAGTCGTGGTATTCGAAACGTAGTGAAAGGACTTCAGGGACAGGGTACACAGCTGATTGTGCATAAGGTCCAAGGCTGCCAGATTGGGCAGCACCGTAAAGGCCCCATGGGAGATGTTGACCAGCCTGTTGTGGGACAGGTCAAGGTAGCGCAGGAACTCCAAGTTGTGAAAGGCATGCCGGGCTATGGTCCTCAGGCGGTTAGACTGAATGTTTAGTGTTTGCAAGTCCCCCAGGTTGTTAAATGTTTGCGCCTCCAGGCGCTCCAGAGCATTGTAGGACAAATCGATTTCCACCAGGTGGCTGTGAACACCGGGCTGAAACAGTCCTCGAGGCAGTGTCTTTAGCTGGTTGAAGCTCAGATTAATGTAGCTCAGTTCTCGCATCTGGGCAAAGGATTCATTGGAGATCTGCTTCAAGTTGTTGTTGTCCAGTCCCAGCCAAATCAGCTGGGAAAGTGGTAACAGGGCGTCGAGTGGGTCCAGACTCTCCAGGCTTCTGGCCGGAAAGACTGCGAACGAGAGCTCAAGGATCTTCAGGGTCCTCGAGACGTTCTCAAACACCAGGGGATGGTGAATGGTGATGTCGTTGAAGCTCAGGCTGATTTCCTGAATCTCGTCCAGTCCCGCAAAGGATCCCAGATGCAGGTGGGTTATCTTATTATTGCGCAGCAGTATGGTTTGCAGATTGCTGCCCCACGAGTCCACGGCAAAAATGCCCTCCGGTATGTCCGAAATTGAGTTATAACCCATGTTTAGGTAGGAAAGCTGTGTGTAGTTTTTCAGACCGAGTACGGGGATCATGGTGAAGTTGTTGCCACTCAAGCTAAGTACCCGCAGGTTCTCCGTGTACGAGGGAAGATTGTTTAGCTGGCTGATTTGATTGGACGTCAGGTAGAGGTACTTCAGTCGGTGCAGCCCAGATATGGCCACTGGCACAGTTGTGAGGCGGTTCCTCTCCAGGTCCAAATACTCCAGGGTCTCCGTAAGCCCCTCAAAGGCCGCAGGATGTACACGGCTAATTGCATTAAAGGACAGCACAAGGTGAGCGATACCTGCGGCCTTGAATACTGCCTCCGGCAGTTGGGTCACGAAGTTCTGCTCCAGGTTCAGGGCTCTCAAGTGCACGTCCGAGTAGTTGTGCTGAAAGTAGTCAGACTCCAGGCTCTCTATGCAGTTCTGGCCGAGATCAAGCCGCTCGAGGTGCATTCGCAAGGGCTTGACCTGAAGCTCCTTCCACTGCACACTTCGCAGCAGATTATCCCTCAGGCTGACTATCCGCAGCTCCGGTAGTTGCTCAAACAACTGCTGCGGAAACACCGTGAGAAGATTACTGGACAAGTCCATGGTCACCAGGGACCGCGGAAGATAGTTGGCGGCCACATGGTAGATCCTATTATTCGACAGGTCCAGCCAAAGCAGCTTCTGCAGCTGCTCGAAGTGGCCGCCCCCTGAGGAGCGATCTCCGGAACTGGGTGATGGTGGGTAAAGTGAGTTGCTGGCCTCCAGGCGCGTCTGCACCGCAGCCAAGCTCGAGGGCTGAGAGCTGTTGTCGTTCGACGAGATAGCTTCGATAGCTCCGCCGCCCGGCGCCACCTCTGTGATGTCGTTATCAGACAGATGCAGGGACCGGAGGGTATCCAGCTGTGCATCCCAGTTGCCGTCCAAGGTGGTAATGTGGTTGCTGGTGGAATACAGAATTAGAATTGAAATCTCTTGTCGGAATAGAGAGTGTGCTTGTTAATCATGTTAAgagtaattaattatatatttaatttttctcaaaatattcttaaaattttcgcacaatatagtaaatatatacTCACCGTTGAGCCACAAGCCTCGAGAGGGAATGCAACCGCTGCAACGCGTCCAGGGGCAATTGTTGCATCTTGTTCCCTGATATATCCAATGTCATTAGCGAGTGTGTCATCGTGCTGTGGCGAGAGTAGGGAAGAAAGAGCGAGGGTGAAAAATATGCCTTTACGATTATTATCTAAATCATTCCGCACGAACGGCAGGGGCACAagttatcaaaaatatataatggtTAAAACTTTCACTAAAACTTTTGCCGGCAACTATCAACAGTTTCCGCTCCGGTCTCATCCCCTCCTGCCAGCCAGCTCCCCTGCTCATATAAATTGACGTGCTGCCTGCCTTTTGACATGGCCTACACACAAGTcggaaaacaaataattaaacttaattaaCGCGTAGCAACGGCGACCCAGGCGACCCCAGCTGCCAGTCGTTCCCTGACTCCCACCAGCTTCCACTTCTCCTATGTATGTATTTCTGTTTCCACATCCTCTCTAGACCCCATTAATAGTTATACACCCGCACCGCAAACTCGCACAAATACACACACGGATAGTGTAGAGTGGACCCTGGTGGAGTACAGAATTTGCAGGCTTGTTCGAGCTTTTAATGGGTTTATTTTAGTTTGTATTTTAACTAAGTAagtacaataaataaaagaggaATTTGTGcctatttaattataaaacaaaccAAATTGAAAAGAAAGATCTCAAGTCCGACATAACTATAAAAGACTAGATCTCAAATGTTTctacataaataattttcgtcttcctttaaaatataagagTTTTGTTAGGTCGAGATTTTAgacattttaatgaaaattctTTTAGacagaatataaataaaaaggtctttGTACATTTAaagtgttgctgctggtgttggtgttgtaTCCTTTTCTTAAATAACAGACACCAAAGAGTCCACCCTAATGTTCATATTTAGGAAACTGCAAAGAGAAAACAAACCAGAGTTTGGGGCAGCGACCTCAATTATGAAAACCACAAGTTTCGCCCTGCCCCttaacaacaacgacaaccaCTACAGGGAAAGCGGCGTTCTCTTGTAGTCCGTGATGTAGTTGGTGTTGTTTTTGGTACCGGACTTGTGTTGTTTCTGCGACGAAGAATCAAACGCAAAACCGAATTTGTGTGGCTCCTTTATGCTCATTTCCGCTCCTCTCTGAACCCCACATACCCCTTGTTCGTTGGCGGCTTTCGGTTTCTTTCGGTTGCCACTTACCGGTAGTTGTTGCCGCTTTTCCTTGTGTACGGCAAGGCAGCGGAAGCGTGTACGCCATCAAAAAGACTACCGCAACTGACTACACTTGAACAAATGAACAAATGCACTATAACATCTATACACTGTGACATctaaccttttttttatttatgatgtTGAAGCTTTTACTACTATGTATGTTGCATACATCACAATCCCATATTTTCACCTGCTAATGGAATAATTCTGGTATGTGTATGAAAGTTCAGagttcataaaataaattagcaGTCCACTTTGAAGGGACACCCACAGTAAAATTCACACACAACGGCAAGAAAGTATGTCTGCTTATTTAAGCAACGTGACATTATACATTATTAATAGGCTAACCCCGAAACACGTAagtacttaaatatttattaaaaatgtccATAGCCGATATCAAATTGAGTCTTTTGTGAGATTTCATTTTAcgaaaatatagatttttggTCCTGTAATACAGAATCTGAAAGAGGTCCGCACCattacatttgcatgccaACATGAAGACAAATGACTCTGTTGTTAATATCTCAAAGTATAAACTTTTACTTTGTCTCCttcttgaaaataatatatttcttttaaagtaAAAGTCCCTTTGAAATCAATACTTGCGCTTATTGtgtcattttatttaattgagtGTCAATTTCAGTTGAGTTTGTGACCATAACTAGGAATTCAAATGACTTAACTTTTAGAGGAGGTTTTTCTTTCTCAAAGTGCCAAATAAACCTTTCGATTAAGGGCCGTTGAGGCCTGAGTATAAAcggaaaatttgaaaaaatatatgtagaaaGGGGCAGATTTTAACCACATTTGCCGGCTTTATGAGCATTAATTAGtttgatttaaattcttaatgTCATCGTGTGTGAGCTGTATATCTTTAGCCGCCTCCGCCCCGCACATTCTTCTTGGCCGTGTGCAGTTGGCCGTTAACTGTGGGTATTCATTTAACTTTAGCAGCTTAACGAGTGTGTCGGCAGGCGGGAGCCTGCGGTTAAGGGGCGTGAACCCAACTCTGGTTATCCTTTGTGCTCGTTAAAAAATTTTCGCGTTTCATTTCAGGGCAACAAAGAGCATATAAGAAGATGaagagcaataaaaaaaagcagcaCAGGCTGAAAATGCGGTCGGTTCTCTCTCCATTCCCCTCTGCACAACAGTTAAATGGAGGGGAAAAAAGCGAAGTTGCAGCCTCAGTCAAATGTCTGACGAATAATATATTCGAATTCGCATAATGCTGACGAAATAAAACCGACAGTTCTCTTACGATGACAGCCAGGAAAATGGTTGATAAGTGATATAAACGGGGTAATATGGGGTTTTTAAATCAGAAGCTGAGAAGAGTTCTAAATTTAGTTTTACTGTTGTGGGTTTATCAGTTAAAcctaattttgtatattgaaTTTTCCtgtacaaattatttatatttttaaaagtcgagtctttatttcaaattaaaaaattctccTACTGAAACTGACAACCTTAAATCTATcgatacaaaaaattaaaaaataaattaaagagagAAATTTACTAACTAAcagcattattttatttataatacctGTTCTGTTAAAGTTTTCCTGTTTGGTGTTAGTCGTTTTAAATTGCCTTTTCCGTCTCCTCATCTTGCtccctttctctctttttgtgATTAATTACACTCAAACAAATAGCGCTTGAAAGTTTCTCATTTTCCCTTTAcctcctgtttttttttattttcaactgcgtgtgtgtgagtttgCATTTCCCGCTTGCATTTTCAGCCTGAGTGCTTCGCTGAAAACACCGCGCCCAGCCGCGCCCCACCCCAAGCCCTCGCTTtgttaaacttaattttacgCCTTTTTTACAACTTGCAGGTTTA
It contains:
- the LOC108083960 gene encoding chaoptin isoform X2; translation: MHLYMVLISCLVSSSHCWQFDGGGQRRARNAARGPPPTGGRGSAALLGSQQQDILYACPLNSMCQCAGLPNETSTLIEINCNEVALYKFPEFMHSSVRYIEMSNTHLQSVDDETFQGLRLKTLKLIDNELQDISERSFSTMTHSLMTLDISGNKMQQLPLDALQRLHSLSRLVAQRNHITTLDGNWDAQLDTLRSLHLSDNDITEVAPGGGAIEAISSNDNSSQPSSLAAVQTRLEASNSLYPPSPSSGDRSSGGGHFEQLQKLLWLDLSNNRIYHVAANYLPRSLVTMDLSSNLLTVFPQQLFEQLPELRIVSLRDNLLRSVQWKELQVKPLRMHLERLDLGQNCIESLESDYFQHNYSDVHLRALNLEQNFVTQLPEAVFKAAGIAHLVLSFNAISRVHPAAFEGLTETLEYLDLERNRLTTVPVAISGLHRLKYLYLTSNQISQLNNLPSYTENLRVLSLSGNNFTMIPVLGLKNYTQLSYLNMGYNSISDIPEGIFAVDSWGSNLQTILLRNNKITHLHLGSFAGLDEIQEISLSFNDITIHHPLVFENVSRTLKILELSFAVFPARSLESLDPLDALLPLSQLIWLGLDNNNLKQISNESFAQMRELSYINLSFNQLKTLPRGLFQPGVHSHLVEIDLSYNALERLEAQTFNNLGDLQTLNIQSNRLRTIARHAFHNLEFLRYLDLSHNRLVNISHGAFTVLPNLAALDLMHNQLCTLSLKSFHYVSNTTTPLRLNVSHNHISSFDDELSSYMYIYQLDISHNHVTKSDSFTNLANTLRFLNLAHNFLGALQSHAFGDLEFLEILNLAHNNLTSLRRRSFQGLNSLQELDLSHNQLDQLQVEQFSNLRKLRILRINSNRLKALPREVFMNTRLEFLDIADNQLSVWPVPAFTDIGFTLRSIQMSRNNLEYLDASMFINSQFLYDISLARNRITILPDNTFSFLNNLTNLDLSQNPLVTTNLREVFVHTPRLRKLSLHHMGLYVLPPLKLPLLSYLDVSGNYLQELSPLGSLRHLRHVNVSHNKLTNASCAAEHLPPSVRVLDLAHNPLRRITLHDLASLRHLAELNILDVKVANPQAFSKLRSLRSLHASSHANLGEIVARIPGLQQLKVHCLEPNIGPQLLAKLVNNTKLRLLELYGSNVQTIAPDVFSGLSRNLRLQVKISHTRISDLPPGIFYDLREIPHLSIDISHNRINALAADSFYPNKSYWDAVGTRSIMGGLITSHNPLECECGLVWFGHWLRRWLRESAQIKVIQKDDLKRMVQRARANTCHDPTSGRHLPILEIFPEDLLCQASALSSSGQRIFLLSFAMALLMPVVMTTMTL
- the LOC108083960 gene encoding chaoptin isoform X1, producing MSNTHLQSVDDETFQGLRLKTLKLIDNELQDISERSFSTMTHSLMTLDISGNKMQQLPLDALQRLHSLSRLVAQRNHITTLDGNWDAQLDTLRSLHLSDNDITEVAPGGGAIEAISSNDNSSQPSSLAAVQTRLEASNSLYPPSPSSGDRSSGGGHFEQLQKLLWLDLSNNRIYHVAANYLPRSLVTMDLSSNLLTVFPQQLFEQLPELRIVSLRDNLLRSVQWKELQVKPLRMHLERLDLGQNCIESLESDYFQHNYSDVHLRALNLEQNFVTQLPEAVFKAAGIAHLVLSFNAISRVHPAAFEGLTETLEYLDLERNRLTTVPVAISGLHRLKYLYLTSNQISQLNNLPSYTENLRVLSLSGNNFTMIPVLGLKNYTQLSYLNMGYNSISDIPEGIFAVDSWGSNLQTILLRNNKITHLHLGSFAGLDEIQEISLSFNDITIHHPLVFENVSRTLKILELSFAVFPARSLESLDPLDALLPLSQLIWLGLDNNNLKQISNESFAQMRELSYINLSFNQLKTLPRGLFQPGVHSHLVEIDLSYNALERLEAQTFNNLGDLQTLNIQSNRLRTIARHAFHNLEFLRYLDLSHNRLVNISHGAFTVLPNLAALDLMHNQLCTLSLKSFHYVSNTTTPLRLNVSHNHISSFDDELSSYMYIYQLDISHNHVTKSDSFTNLANTLRFLNLAHNFLGALQSHAFGDLEFLEILNLAHNNLTSLRRRSFQGLNSLQELDLSHNQLDQLQVEQFSNLRKLRILRINSNRLKALPREVFMNTRLEFLDIADNQLSVWPVPAFTDIGFTLRSIQMSRNNLEYLDASMFINSQFLYDISLARNRITILPDNTFSFLNNLTNLDLSQNPLVTTNLREVFVHTPRLRKLSLHHMGLYVLPPLKLPLLSYLDVSGNYLQELSPLGSLRHLRHVNVSHNKLTNASCAAEHLPPSVRVLDLAHNPLRRITLHDLASLRHLAELNILDVKVANPQAFSKLRSLRSLHASSHANLGEIVARIPGLQQLKVHCLEPNIGPQLLAKLVNNTKLRLLELYGSNVQTIAPDVFSGLSRNLRLQVKISHTRISDLPPGIFYDLREIPHLSIDISHNRINALAADSFYPNKSYWDAVGTRSIMGGLITSHNPLECECGLVWFGHWLRRWLRESAQIKVIQKDDLKRMVQLPLSIADMRRARANTCHDPTSGRHLPILEIFPEDLLCQASALSSSGQRIFLLSFAMALLMPVVMTTMTL